The window CTGAGGCAGACTGGGATTACAAGATCATCCCCGAGACGGCCACAGCAATGAAGGAGAAGTACAAGCTCAACTTCGGAGACAAGTTCATCCCCGAGGACAACGAGACCAAGAACAACCTGTTCCAGGCTGGACTCGAGATGCTCGTGACCTGCGGATTCTACTGCCAGGATCTCGGCCGTGTAATGAAGTTCACGGAAGAGGAGATCTGGGAGGGAATCAAGAGGGCACCCAAAAAGCTGATCCTCGGAGAGGGAAGGGACATCGCAAGATTCTATCCCAGGCACGGAAACGCACCCATCAAGCCGGTCATTCAGGGAGGACCCACTGGATCCCCTATCTCTGAGGACGTCTTCATCCAGGTCATGCAGTCCTATGCCCAGGAGGGAATTGTCGATGACCTCGTCAACGGAGTCATGACGACCGTCGAGGGAAAGCCCGCCAAGTCCAAGACACCCTACGAGATCCGCGCTACAATGCAGGAGCTCAGGATGACCAAGGAAGCAAGGACCAGGGCCCAGAGACCCGGACTCGGTGTCTAGGGACCCGAGACTCCTCTGTCCGAGGCTGCAAGGCTGGTCGCAGACTGCCCCAACGCCGGACACAGGATCACCGACGCCCACGAGTGCTCTCAGCTCAACGAGCTGAAGATCGATATGACCGGACTGAACATGCTGGCCGGCTGGACCGTATCCGGTGACACCATCATGATCGAGCAGATGCCCATCTTCGGAGGATACTGCGGTGGACTCGAGGAGACCGCCATCTGTGATGTCGCAACGACACTCGCATCCTTCGGACTGTTCTCCGGTAACTTCCACCTTGACGGACCTATCCACATCAGGTGGGGAACCACCATGGCAAAGGAGACCCTGCAGGTCGCAGGACACGCATGTGCCGCTGTCGACAACAACACCGACCTCCTGCTCGCCAACCAGTACTACCCGATCGCAGGACCCTGCACCGTCATGGGACTGGTCGAGACCGCGGCACAGGCAATCTGTGACACCGCTTCCGGAAGAGAGCTCCTCTCCGGATCCGCAGTCGCAAAGGGAGTCGTGCAGGACAAGACCACCGGAATGGAAGCCCGCATGATGGGAGAGGCCGCAGCACAGACTGCTGGAATGAAGATCTACGAGGTCAACGAGATCCTGTCCAAGATGGTCCCATGGTACGAGGCCCAGTACACCAGTGCAGACCTCGGAAAGACCTTCCAGGAGTGCTACGACGTCAAGACCGTCAGGCCCACCAAGGAGTACCTCGAGGTCTACGACAAGGCAATCCAGCAGATCGCCGACTTCGGTCTCGAGATCACCCCTTACAACACCGGAATCATGTACGGTGGCTACAACGACAGCAAGATCTACAGGTCTGCTTGATCGTCTGGCAATAAACATTTAAGGTGCCCGGGCCCCCCGGGCACCGACCTTACTTTTTTCTGTTCTTACGAAACCTGGACTACGGCATCCGCCATCCGAAAAATCGTCAAGAGGAAGGGAATGGTGCTGGAGACCGGATTCGAACCGGCGAACTCCTACGAGAAGGGATCTTGAGTCCCTCGCCTTTGACCAGGCTTGGCAACTCCAGCATAATTGGGTGTAAGAATAGTTTCATTAAAACGTTTATGGCAACGTGGTGACCTCGCCGCGCTTGCCGTTGATGTAGAAGGTGTACTCGTGCTGGGATACCAGTCCGCCAGACACCTCCACCAGCTCGGCGTAGCATGAGAGCACCCCGTGGCGCATCAGGCTCTTTACGCGCTTCTCCGCATCGGGGAAGTCGCAGCTCCTTGCACAGAAGGGCTGCTGGAAGAACTCGTCCTTGATGTACTCGTAGAACTCCTGATCCTTCGGATCGGCGAGAGGCCTCTCCCTTATGATGCGGACGATATTCCCGGGTTTGCCGTTCTTGATCTGACCCTTCCCGTTGGTGGCGAAGGGTTCGATGGCAACGGTCATCCCGGCCTGTATCTTCGTGTCGTCGCCGTTGTCGTAGTTCGGGACTGAGAATCCCGCATGGAGCATGTTCTGTGCGATCTGGTGTCCGCAGAGGTTGACGATGGGTGCGAATCCCGCACCCCTGATCGTACGCTCCACGGCGCTTCCGATCTCGCAGAGCGGCACACCGTCGCCGATGAACTCGGCCACAGTGTTCCTGGCTGTCTTGCTGATCTCCACGAGCTCGGGATAGCTGCGCGATCCGACCTCGACGGTCCCGGCCGTGTCGCCGATGAATCCGTCCAGGATCGCTCCGCAGTCCACCTTGACGATGTCCCCGACTTCCAGCACCGTCTTGTCGTTACAGCTGGGTGTGGCATGCGCCGCGATCTCGTTCCTACTAATGTTGCACGGGAAGGCCAGCTTGCATCCGTGCTCGCGGATGTATCCCTCGACCTCCTGCGCTATGTCATAGAGCTTGGCACCAGGCTTGCACATCTGCATGCCCAGTTCCCTTGCCTCTCCTGAGATCCTTCCTGCCCTGCGGAGCTTGTCCAGCTCCTCATCGGTCAGCATTCGAGGACCTCCATGATCTGCTTCTCGGATATGGCGCCCTGGCGGATGATCTCCACCTGGTCCTCCATGAGCCAGATGATGGTGGAAGGCTTACCGAGGTTGCAAGCGCCGGCATCGATGTACGTGTCAACGGCGGGCCCGAAGTCTTTGATGGCCGCATCGACGTTGATGGCGTCCGGGTGAGAGTGAAGATTGGCGGACGTGGTGATGATGGGGCCTGTGCGCTTGATCAGCTCGAGGGCGAACCTATTGTCAGGGATACGGATACCGACCTTCTGCGAGGACGATGTCACTATGTCCGGAACACTGGGCTGCTTCTTCACGATGATCGTGAGAGGTCCGGGGAGGAATGCCTTGATAAGCTTCTCCGCATTCTCGTTGAGCACTGCGACCTTCTCAATCATGGCCTTGTCGGAGACCGCGACGGAAAGTGGCATGTCGAATGGCCTCTTCTTGGCAAGATAGAGGTTCTTGACCGCGGCCTCGTTATAGATGTCCGCTCCGATACCGTATACCGTCTCAGTGGGGTACACGATGAGCTTTCCAGCGGCTATGTCCTCTGCGGCAGCCTTGACCGCTTCCTCGCACTGCACTCCGAATCCGTTCGAATAGTCGCACTTGATTATCTTCACTCAATCACCTATCATCTTCAATCCGCGAAGGATCGCTCCCATACCATCCTGGGTCGGATGGCCGTGACCGGGGTATAGTCCCTGGACTTGCATGTCGCTCAAGTATTTTATAGAATTTCTCAGAAGTTCCGAGGAACCGCCGTTGAAGTCTGTCCTCCCGACACCGCGGCTGAACAGGGTGTCTCCGGAGAACAGAGAGGATGAGATCTCGTCGTAATAGCACACGCCGCCCCTCGTGTGCCCGGGGGTGTCAATGACACGTAATCTGTGCTCCCCGATATCGATGACATCCCCCTGGGAAAGGTCAAAGGTTTGGTATGCTGGCACATGTAATCCGAACTGCTCCGAAAGGGTGTATCTTACGTCCCCCTCGCGCACGGATTCGGCATCTGTCCTGCCGGCATACGCCTTGCATCCGAAAGCATCGATCATGGCGGGACCGCCCCCGATGTGATCGAAATGGCAGTGGGTCAGCAGGATCATGTCGAGCTTCCCTTCGGGTCCGATGATCTCCCGGATCCTGTCGATGTAATAACTGGATGCGGGTCCCGCACCTGTATCGATCAGAACGTTCCTGTCCCCTGTGAGAAGGTAGACGTTGGAATCGAAATCGAGCGCAGGTTCGATGAAATGGATCATGATGACACCGCAGACTATCCAAGATAGAATGAAAAATAAAGGAGTTTCCTCGAGGATGAGATTTGTTATCATACGAAACCTGTTTAACTGCTAGATCACACTCCAGCGACGTCAAATAACTTTAGTAAGCCAGGACTGAACACCTCGGCGAACCTCGGTACTTACATCCGGCTTCTATCAAACTCGTCATTTACGAGCGTTATATGGGTACCTCTTTTTTAAGGCGGCTTCGAGCTTAGATGCTTTCAGCTCTTATCCGCTGCGGCGTGGCTACTCAGCTTGCCTTGTCAGACAACTGATAAACTAGAGGCCACGAACCCCTGTTCCTCTCGTACTAAAGGGTCCTTCTCATCAGGTACCAACACCTCCATCAAAAAGCAACAAAACTGTCTCGCGACGTTTTAAACCCAGCTCACGATCCCTTTTAATGGGCGAACAACCCCACCCTTGGCAGCTGCTGCACCACCAGGATAGGGAGAGCCGACAGCGAAGTAGCAAGCCACGAGGTCGATATGAACTCTTGCTCGTGACAACTCAATTATCCCCAGGGTAATTTTTCTGATATCAATCACCCCCATTCAGGAGGTTGATTGGTTCGTTAAGCCATAGTTTCCTATCTCCGAACCCTATTGTCTGGTTCCGAGTCAAGCTAGCTTTTACCTTTACATTCTTCGGTAGATTTCTGACCTACCTGAGCTAACCTTTGGGCGCCCTTGTTATCTTTTTGAGGGCGTGGCGCCCCACCCGAACTGCCTGCCTATAGCTGTTCCTCCGGAGAGGTGAGTCGTAAGAAATGATAAGGGCGGTGTTTCATCATCGACTCGGAGAGATGCTAGCGCACCTTCCTGGGTAACGTCTCCCGCCTACCCTACACATACCATTTCCTACAACAACAACAGGTTGCAGTGAAACTCCATGGGGTCTTCGCTTTCAGATGGAGGGGTCTGGATTGTGCACCAGACTGATTGTTTTCACTAGCGTCATGGCGGGGACAGTAGAACACTCGTTGAGCCTTCATGCAAGTCGCCAATTAAGCGACAAGGTATTACGCTACCTTAAGAGGGTCATAGTTACCCCCGCCGTTTATCGGTCCTTCGATCCGTTGAAACAGATTTTCAGATGCCGACACTGGGCAGGCTTCGGCCTCTATACACATCCTTTCGAACTAGCAGAGACCTATGTTTTTATTAAACAGTCGGTGTTCTCTTGTCACTGCGACCAGTACCTCTCAGTACTGGCACCCCTTCTCCCGAAGTTACAGGGCTAATTTGCCGAGTTCCCTCGCCACGATTATGCTAACACGCCTTAGGCTACTCACCTAGGGACACCTGTGTCGGTTCTTGGTACGAACAATAAGATTGTAACTACATTGCTTTCACGGGGACCGGGGATCATCATAAGCAAGCTTACGCTTGCCCATTCACGTATTCTCCAACTTCTCACCATTACGGTTCTTCATCGGATTCGACGCTTAGATACACTGACAGGTGTACAATAACTACCCTGATCCAACAACGTAGGCAAAGATCTTACTGGTTCAGGAATATTAACCTGATTCCCATTCGATAACTTCGATTAAGAGTTACCTTAGGATCGACTAACCCTTGGCTGACGAACATTGCCAAGGAACCCTTGCCCCTGCGGCGACACGGATTCTCACCGTGCTTTGCTGCTACTCACTCCAGGATCCTCGTTGGTACACGGTCCACAGGAGATCACTCCCCTGCTTCTGCCCATGCACCACGCCCCGTTACCAAATAACATTTCTGTCTTCTACAGTATCGGTAGTCGGTTTAGCCCCGTCCATTTTCTGGGCCCACGATCTAGACCGGTGAGCTGTTACGCTATCTTTGAAGGATGGCTGCTTCTAAGCCCACCTCCCGGTTGTTTTAGACCGCCGACGCCATTTCGTATTACACTTGACCGATATTTAGGGACCTTAACTGTAGTCTGGGTTGTTTCCCTTATGGCCACCAAGCTTACCCCGGATGGCCTCACACCCGACGTCTACGGTGAACGCAAGTTCGGAGTTTGACAAGATGCCGAGGAATTTCTTCCCCTAAGCACCCAATCGGTGCTCTACCTCACGTTCTGCCTCGATCGAGGTCTAGCTGCGACTAGTTTCACGGGGAACCAGCTATTTCCGGCCTAGATTGGCCTTTCACCCCTATACCCAAGTCATCCAAACGATTTGCACATCAGAACTGGTTCGGTCCTCCACCCCCCCTTCGAGGGGCTTCAACCTGCTCAGGCATAGATCGACCGGCTTCGGGTATCCGCACCATTGACTCCTCGCGAGCACACGATGTCCCTCGTAAAAAACTGCGGACAATCGGTTTCCCTTCGGCTCCCTAATTGAATAGTTAACCTCGCCAATGACCAGAACTCCCTGGATCGTTTTTCGAAACGAACAATATAACACTGGTCCACCAAAATTGGTTTCTTCCCTTTGATGCCATATAAATCTTTGACCGTATGGTTTCAGGTCTTTTGACCTCCCGTTAAGGGTACTTTTCAGTCTTCGCTCACGCTACTACTGCACTATCGGACTAGAGACGTATTTAGGGTTGGAAGTGAATGCCTCCCAAATTCATCCGTGATATCCGACACAGACTACTCAAGGACATCAAAAATCTCCATACTCACCTTCCTCTAAGGGGCTATCACCCTCTATGGCCTGTCTTTCCAGACAAGTTCGAGTATTTGAGCTAAGGAGTAAATGAGCCTACAACACCACATCTCCCCTACCTTTCGATAAGGGATTCAGTTTGCCCTATACCGCGTTCGATCGCCTTTAATAACGGTATCTCTGTTGATTTCTTTTCCTGCGGGTACTAAGATGCTTCAATCCCCCGCGTTCCCAATCATTACTGATTATTCCGAAGAATAGGAAGTCCCATTAGGTAATCGTCGGATCATAGGCTTCTTGCACCTACCCGACGCATATCGCTGCTTGACACGACCTTCTTCAGCGCTCTAGCCGAACCATCCCCCATACGGCGTAGCATCGCCGCTGGCGTATGATCTAGCACACGTCCAGGTTTCGTATGATCGGTGATCACTGGGCTTATCCGCTCTCATCCTCCGTTTACGGGGCCCTACACCACTTCCCCGAGACAGGACCTCTGTTCGGGTGCATGTTGCATTCGATTTGAATCGTTGTCATTGCTGACAGACGCGAAATCCCCGTACAAGCAAGAAGTATTTAACCCTTACCTGGCAGGTATTCCGCCCGAATGATTCGAACTTGACCAACGTGCTAAGCACTGGCCACGCGATGGTTGAGTCGCGCAACCCCCTGTAACCGAACCAAGTACTTAAAGATTGGCAACCCGGTTTTCTGGCTGGTCTTGAAGTTCAATCGAACTTGACTAACCGACGTCTTTTCACCGTCGGTCACACGATGGTACGCATCGCGCAACTCCGTGTAACTCAGAGTCATATAAAAGCCTTAGGATTACGGCGTGAACACCATCATTATGGCGTCGGGGATTACGGCCTTTAGATCCTTCAAATCGGGGTGATACAGGCGCAGATAGCCGTCCCTCATCATCTTCTTGTCCAGGATCCTCGCCACTACGGCAGCCTCCGGATTCCCCTCCACCTTCCAAGCGCCGGTCTCGGCGGAGATGTCCGTGGAGACGAAGATGGGCAACCTCAGCCTGATCTTCTCGGATTCGTCGCAGATATCCCAAAGGTAATCGATCTGTTCCTTCGGGATCTCGACCGTCGCCCCGTCCCTCGTCCGATACGAGAAATCGCCGGATTCGACGATCTGCTCCAAGGTCCTCTTGTTGACCGCGAGGCTCGAGTTGAGGTCGGACATGACGGTGGCGAAGAAATCAGCCATGGCCCAATATTCATTGTTCTTATTATTATAATATAGGGGAGACCGAAGCATGAATACCAATCATAATAAGAATGATACGGCATCCACGCCGTCATGGAGATACCGGAAGACATCAGGAAAGCGCTCTCGGAGCACCCCTGTTTCTGCGAGGATGCGCACCACACGTTCGCCAGGATCCACCTGCCGGTAGCTCCGAAATGCAACATACAGTGCAACTACTGCAACCGCAAGTTCGACTGCTGCAACGAGTCCAGGCCCGGCGTCACCAGCGAGGTCCTGTCACCGCAGAGGGCCCTCGAAAAAGTCAGGGCGGTCAAGGAGGCCATCCCGCAGCTGTCCGTGGTCGGCATCGCAGGTCCGGGGGACCCACTGGCGAACGAGGATACGTTCACAGCGCTGGAACTCATCGGGAAGGAGATGCCGGGACTCACCCTGTGCGTCTCCACCAACGGTCTTGCCCTGCCCGACTGCGCGGAGAGGCTCCGTGACCTGAACGTGCACTTCGTGACGGTCACCATGAACTGCCTCGACCCGGAGATAGGTGCGAGGATCTACGACGCCGTGATATTCGGAGGCAAGAAGTATTCCGGCGTCGAAGGTGCCGCGATCCTCCGCGACAGACAGCTCGAGGGTATACGCAAATGTGTCGATCTGGGTATGTTGGTTAAGATCAACGTCGTGATGATCCCCGGGATCAACGATTCCCACATCCCCGAACTCGTTAGGCACGTCCGCGACATGGGGGTCTACATAGTGAACATACTGCCGCTGATCCCCGTGGAAGGAACGAAATTCTCGGACCTCAGGGCACCCACCCCTCTGGAGAGGAAGGACATGATGGACCGCTGCGGTCTCGACATGAAGATGATGCGCCACTGCAGGCAGTGCCGTGCGGATGCGATTGGGCTACTGGGGGAGGATAGGTCGTCGGAGTTCGCCCACATCGAGGGCTGCGGCCTGAAGGACTGCGCCCCCAACGTGACGTTCGACACCGAATTGGACGAGTCCAAGGTCGCCGTGGCCACCAGCGACGGCAAGACGGTCAACTCCGGATTCGGGAACGCATCTGAGTTCAGGATCTACGCCACGGACGGGAACACCGTCAGGTTCCTAAAGACCGTGCCCATCGACAGGTCCGGCACCGTGGCCGGCAAGGACCACAGGGATCACATCGCATCCATCATCGACAGCCTGGGCGACTGCGGAACGGTCATCGTCGAGGAGATAGGCCCAATGCCGTCCAAGATACTGGCATCCCGCGGCATCAATGTCGTGATCACTAGCGGGGACGTCAACGAATCCGTCAGGCTCTCCAGGTCATCCTGAGCCCTGCAGTCCCAGGTATCCAGGCTTTCAGACCTTATTTTTATATGGGAGTGCGCGTTAGCCATCTCCATTAGACAGGAGTGTACATCATGGACGCTCAAGAGATGAGAGAGACATTCGTCAACTTCTTCAAAGAAAGGGGCCACGCCTACATCAACTCGGCCTCGCTGATACCCGAGAACGATCCGACCGTTCTTTTCACCACCGCAGGGATGCACCCCCTGGTGCCCTACCTGCTGGGAGAGAAGCACCCGGCCGGAAAGAGACTGGTGGACTTCCAGAAGTGCGTCAGAACCGGGGACATCGATGAGGTCGGGGACGCAAGCCACCTCACCTTCTTCGAGATGCTCGGGAACTGGTCCCTCGGGGACTACTTCAAGAAGGAGTCCATCGATTTCAGCTACACCCTCCTGACAGAGGTCCTCGGGATCAAGCCCGACCAGCTCTCCGTCACCGCCTTCGCCGGCGACGAGGACGCACCCAGGGACACCGAGACCGCTGAGCTGTGGAAATCCCACGGCCTCAGGGACGACCAGATCTACTTCTATCCCAAGTCGGACAACTGGTGGGGACCAGCCGGCCAGACCGGACCCTGCGGACCCGACACGGAGATCTTCTTCGACGACGGCAGGCCCAAATGCGGACCGAACTGCGGACCATCCTGCCACTGCGGCAAGTTCACCGAGATCTGGAACAACGTCTTCATGCAGTACAACAAGAACGCGGACGGGACGTTCTCCCCCCTCAAGCAGAAGAACGTCGACACCGGAATGGGACTCGAGAGGATCCTGCGCATCCTCAACCACAACGAGACCGTCTACGACACACCCCTGTTCACGCCCATCCTCGACAAGATCGAGGAGCTCACCGGAAAGAAGTACGGCGAGAACGCGGACGACACCAGGGCATTCAGGATCATCGCGGACCACATGAGGGCCGCCACATTCATGCTGGGAGACGGCGTCGTCCCGGCGAAGATCGGTCAGGGATACATCCTCAGGAGGCTCATCAGGAGGTCCTCCAGATACATGTCCAAGCTCGGCTATGAGGAGCTGTTCATGCAGAAGATCGCCGAGGTCATCGTGAACAACTACTCCAAGGCGTATCCCGAACTGGAGCAGAACAAGGACTTCATCTACACCAACATCGACAACGAGGAGAAGAAGTTCCACAAGGCCGTCATGAAGGGCCTCAGGAGATTCGACCAGATGGTTGCCGAGAACGGCGACAGCCCGGTCCTGAACGGAGAGACCGTGTTCAAGCTGTACGACACCTACGGATTCCCGATCGAGATGACCGTGGAACTCGCGGCGGAGAAGGGACTGAAGGTGGACATGGACGACTTCAACGGCAGGTTCAAGACCCACCAGGACGTCTCCCGCGGAGACGGCGGAACGTTCAAGGGAGGTCTGGCCGATCACAGCGAGGAGACCACCAAGCTCCACACGGCCACCCATCTTCTCAACGCTGCACTGAGGAAGTTCGTATCCCCGGACATCCACCAGAAGGGATCCAACATCACCGCCGAGAGGCTCAGATTCGACTTCAACCTGGACAGGAAGGTCACCCCCGAGGAGCTCAAGCAGATCGAGGACTGGGTCAACGAGTGCATCAAGGCGGAGCTCCCGGTCGTCTGCGAGGAGATGCCCTACGAACAGGCCAAGGACGAGGGCGTCGAGGGAGTCTTCACCAACAAGTACGGTGAGGTCGTCAAGGTCTACAAGATCGGCGACGTGTCCGCGGAGATGTGCGGAGGGCCCCACGTCCAGAACACCAGGGAGCTGCAGGGATTCAAGATCAAGAAGGAAGAGAGTTCCGCTGCAGGCATCAGGCGTATCAAGGCCGTCGTCGGCAAGTTCGACTGAATATCATTACCGGCCTGAACAGGCCGTTCAAACACCTTACCATCTTTCTCAATCATTAAATCCGTATATGCATCTGTTCAGACCATGGCAGACATCAAAGAGGATTGCCCCTGCAAGAACACGAACTGTCCCAGACACGGGAACTGCCGCGAATGCGTCGAGTTCCACGTCAAGGGCGGTAAGAAGCCCCCCGCGTGCCTTCGCATCCAGTGGACGGAGTACCCCTGAACCGCCCGGTGGACGGCATACGGTCCTCAAACCCCTTACACTTCTTTACTTATGGACAAATCTTAATCGATGGATTGCTTGTCAAGCGATGATATCATGGTCACGGTCAAGGTCAACGGTTCCGAGAGGTCCTATCCGGATGGCACCACCGTCAGCGGCATGCTGCTGTCGGAGGGCATGGACCCGAAGAAGGTCGCTGTGGAGATCGAAATGGACATCGTACCCAGGCGCACCTTCGATGACAGGGAGATCAGGAACGGCGAGACCATCGAGATCGTGAGCTTCGTGGGCGGCGGATGAACTTGAGGATCTTCGTTGACGGTAAGGAAATCGATTTCAGCGGGACCTCCGTGGATGACCTGCCGAGGCCCGAGGGTGCGCTCTACGCACTGGTCAACGGCAGGCACGTCGATGACGGCCGCCCTCTGAAAGATGAGGACAACATCGTGTTCGTCAGGAAGAACTCCCCGCTCGAAAGGGTGATCGAGGATTCACTGTGCCAGAGGTATTCCGAGGACATCCATTCCAGGATATCTGCGGCCAAGATAGGGATAGCGGGGCTGGGAGGTATCGGGTCGCATCTTGCCATGGCACTTGTCAGGTCCGGAGTCAAGAACCTGGTCATAGCCGACTTCGACAGGGTGGATGCCACGAACCTCTCGAGGCAGAACTATTCCGTCAACGACATAGGGTTCCCGAAGAGCGATGCGACCGGCAGGATCCTCTCGTCCGTGTCTCCGGGCGTGAGGGTCGAATCACATGACGTGCTTCTTAACGAATCCAACATCCCCGGGATCTTCAAGGACTGCGACATCATATGCGAGGCGATGGACGGACCCGAATCGAAAGCGGTCTTCGCATCCTGCGTATCCGAATCCTTCCCGGACAAATGGCTCGTATGCTGCTCCGGAATGGCGGGCTTCGGTCCCACCGAGGAGATGATCGTGAAGCATCCCTTCAGGCACATGCTGGTGGTTGGGGACGGCCACAGCGACAACATGGTGCACGGCCTGGTGGCATCCAGGGTCATGACCTGCGCGGGCATGATGGCACATGCGGTCATCAGACTGATCCTCGACCCCGCTGGCTTCAAGGACAACAAGTATAAGCCAGATGAGTGATGGAGAATCGATATGATGAACGATGACCTTGTTATCGGCGGACACCGCTTCCACTCCAGATTCATCCTCGGATCGGGGAAGTTCTCATTGGAACTCACACGCGCCGTCATAGAGAACGGCGGGGTGGAGATGGCCACATTGGCGGTCAGGAGGGCCAACGCCGCCGGAGAGGGGAACATACTCGACCATATGCCGAAGGGCATCACCCTGCTCCCGAACACATCGGGTGCCAGGGATGCAGAGGAGGCGCTGAGGATCGCCAGGCTGGCCAGGGAGCTGGGCTGCGGCGATTTCATCAAGATCGAGATCATCCGCGATTCCAAATATCTGCTCCCGGACAACAGGGAGACCATCAAAGCCATCGAATTGCTGGCGAAGGAGGATTTCATCCCCATGCCGTACATGATGCCCGATCTGACCGCAGCGAGGTCCATGGCCGAGGCCGGGGCCGCTGCGATAATGCCCCTTGGAGCGCCCATAGGCAGCAACAAGGGCATCCTCACCAAGGATTTCATAAGGATGATCGT of the methanogenic archaeon mixed culture ISO4-G1 genome contains:
- a CDS encoding thiazole biosynthesis protein ThiG, coding for MMNDDLVIGGHRFHSRFILGSGKFSLELTRAVIENGGVEMATLAVRRANAAGEGNILDHMPKGITLLPNTSGARDAEEALRIARLARELGCGDFIKIEIIRDSKYLLPDNRETIKAIELLAKEDFIPMPYMMPDLTAARSMAEAGAAAIMPLGAPIGSNKGILTKDFIRMIVEEIDLPVIVDAGIGKPSQACEAMEIGCAAVMANTAIATAGDVPLMAKAFKSAIEAGRMAYLSRPGRVLDKGGEASSPLTGFLGKN